In Candidatus Methanomethylicota archaeon, the following proteins share a genomic window:
- a CDS encoding type II toxin-antitoxin system VapC family toxin: MLTGSMRYAKLEFEALVDVGIIVLAHFRNPARKYAAQLLLDALTLKRRILIPVSTYIGAYIIMTKYLKLRSVNVAKALLKTLSVESPAFYENLPKDIVEKAILSASELNVSSWDCYLIELAKNLGINKIYTIDEELAGKVKDVNIENPIPRDIMREYHQYVRERIM, from the coding sequence ATGTTGACAGGGAGTATGCGCTACGCAAAATTGGAATTCGAAGCATTAGTTGATGTTGGCATCATAGTCCTCGCACATTTCAGAAATCCTGCACGAAAATATGCAGCTCAACTGCTGCTCGATGCACTTACACTCAAAAGGCGCATCTTAATCCCCGTGAGCACGTATATTGGAGCCTACATTATAATGACGAAGTACCTGAAACTTAGAAGTGTCAATGTAGCAAAGGCTTTATTGAAAACTCTATCCGTTGAATCCCCAGCATTCTATGAGAATCTCCCTAAGGATATTGTGGAAAAAGCTATACTTTCAGCGTCGGAGTTAAATGTTTCCTCGTGGGACTGCTATCTAATAGAGTTAGCCAAGAATCTCGGAATAAACAAGATATATACGATAGACGAAGAGCTGGCAGGGAAAGTTAAAGATGTGAATATTGAAAATCCAATTCCAAGAGACATTATGAGAGAATACCACCAATATGTTCGAGAGAGAATAATGTAA
- a CDS encoding division/cell wall cluster transcriptional repressor MraZ: MVLNVEVIVKVDKQGRIILPKDVRRAIGVEGEMEMVCRVVGDRIILEKFSMEDIHKAFSELEEIAPSLELDTVKVEGEDKYVDREYALRKIGIRSIS, translated from the coding sequence ATGGTGTTAAATGTGGAGGTAATTGTTAAGGTGGATAAGCAGGGTCGAATAATTCTCCCGAAGGATGTTAGGAGGGCTATTGGGGTGGAGGGGGAGATGGAGATGGTGTGTAGGGTTGTTGGGGATAGGATTATATTGGAGAAGTTCTCCATGGAGGATATTCATAAAGCTTTTTCAGAGTTGGAGGAGATTGCTCCAAGCTTAGAATTGGATACCGTGAAAGTTGAGGGTGAAGATAAGTATGTTGACAGGGAGTATGCGCTACGCAAAATTGGAATTCGAAGCATTAGTTGA